The following proteins are encoded in a genomic region of Thermoflexus hugenholtzii JAD2:
- a CDS encoding DUF3368 domain-containing protein: protein MKEPAVADSTCLIVLERIRRLELLHGLFEPLVIPPSVQEEFGRAVDWLIVQAPSDLRLIRVLRLVVDDGEAEAIALALEKGWQRIVDDRKARSWAKRLGIRIIGTAGVLIRAKQAGLIPSVKPLLEAMQQAEVLRLAGE, encoded by the coding sequence GTGAAAGAGCCTGCCGTTGCGGACAGCACATGCTTGATTGTGCTGGAGCGGATCAGACGCCTCGAACTGCTGCACGGGCTCTTCGAGCCCCTGGTGATCCCGCCCAGTGTTCAGGAGGAGTTCGGCCGGGCTGTCGATTGGCTCATTGTGCAGGCACCCTCCGATCTGAGGCTGATTCGCGTGTTGCGCCTCGTCGTCGATGACGGTGAAGCGGAGGCCATCGCTTTGGCTCTGGAGAAGGGATGGCAGCGGATTGTGGATGACCGGAAGGCCCGCTCGTGGGCAAAGCGGCTCGGGATCCGTATCATCGGCACGGCGGGAGTGTTGATCCGGGCCAAGCAGGCCGGTCTCATTCCATCGGTGAAACCTCTTCTGGAAGCCATGCAGCAAGCGGAAGTGCTTCGCCTGGCTGGGGAGTGA
- a CDS encoding UPF0175 family protein: MGKLQIELPPEISEGEARLLLAFKLYELGRLSLGQAARLAGYSKRAFMELLGRYGVPVIAYPPEELQEEIEG, encoded by the coding sequence ATGGGCAAATTGCAGATCGAGCTGCCGCCGGAGATCTCAGAGGGCGAAGCCCGGCTCCTGCTGGCCTTCAAACTCTACGAACTAGGGCGTCTGAGCCTGGGCCAGGCAGCCCGACTGGCGGGTTATTCCAAGCGTGCCTTCATGGAGCTGCTGGGCCGATATGGCGTCCCGGTCATCGCCTATCCTCCTGAAGAGCTGCAAGAGGAGATCGAGGGGTGA